AGGATATTTCCCTACGGTCATACTGCTGGATAACCCACTGTGGAATCATACCATGTATCCATAGGTGGTGTTATACAAATAAGTCAGCTTTCAAATAAAGATGGCAGGGAACTGAATTGAGGGAAACACTGTCTGTaagaaaaactgcatttatcatgctgtattttgtttgaaaatggaAACTTGTGTTCAGATTATTTACCCTCCCAATGCAGATCTGTCATTCATTAAACAATGCTAACTGGCTGGCTTTTGCTGAAATTTGACTTGTTCTCAGCTTTCAAAGCCACTTGCTTTTGGTGGCTGTGCCGCTGATGCCAGTCAGTGAATTAGTCAGTCAGTTTTAGGTAGTCCCTGTGCTGCAATCTGGTCTGTCTCCCCTTCCCAGTGAATTCTGTCTGCTGGGCACCACACGACTACGGACTGATCCTGGCCTGTGGGAGCTCTGACGGGGCCATCTCCTTGTTGAGCTACACGGGTGATGGGCAGTGGGAAGTGAAAAAGATCAGCAATGCACACACGGTGAGTCTGGTCCTTTGGAGCAGCCCAGAGTTCCCAGAGCTACAGATAACACCGAGGTGATGCCTCAGAGACTTGACTGGGTAAATCctgaaatgcagtgaaatgatGTGAAACATCCAGAACCAACAATAGTTTAAGTTCATCCAGAGTAGGCAGGTGTACTTCTTAGTCACTAAAATGAAGTGGAAATACGATGAAGTTCACTGAACAGCACTGGCAATGCCTGTTTATTGGGCATTATTGTTAAACACAGTGCTGAAAGTTACCTGGTAAGAAATGGCCTTGGTCCTAAGAATACCTGCATCAACTGGAAAAACTGTGGGACTCGTTCTTTCCAAAATTGTGGAAATTTTTGTTTAAGCAAAATGTAGTAAGTTAATGGCAGTGGCCCCCAATAGAAGGAAATTTGGCTTACGACCCAAGGCTCCTTCTATCCTGTATTCCTAAATCTTAGCAACTGTGTGTGCCTTTTGTCTTTGCGGTTTCCATCTCTGTCTCCCTATTTACACATCCAAGATGAACGATTTTGTGTGCAAATACCCTTAGCAGCCTTTCTGAGTAAGTGCCTTAGTGAGGCTAGACTGCATCTGGATTCCTTATTCGTCTGATATTCATCCAGCATTGTGCAAGACTTCAGTTTTTCTGAGATGGGCTTATTCCCCACTCTCAATAGAGAGTATGCTACATGTTCTTTACTCCCTCAGCAGCCATTATCTATTTAGTTAATTAAAAAGTGACTTTTAACAGTGATGTTTTTCATTATCTAGATTGGCTGTAATGCAGTTAGCTGGGCTCCTGCTGTTGTACCAGGGAGCCTTATAGAACAACCTTCCGGTCAAAAGCCAAACTACATCAAAAGATTTGCATCTGGTGGCTGTGATAACCTGGTCAAGATCTGGAAGTAAGTGCCGTGTCACCAGATAAAACCTGATGCTTTGGGCTTTGAGTGTCCCTGTTAGTATCTCAAGTAATGTTTTCAGCATCTCTGTTGTATTATCTTCGAATTACTGTTTTAgagaagtgttttaaaaatggaaacttAGTGATATCTTCCATGGTTCTTGCAGTTTGTGCCAGCCCTGTGTGATGTTGTCTCCAAGAGCTTTCTAATTGTCTTTGGTTACTGCTTTGGTACTAGCAGATTTCTGACAGTAACTGAAGGTCAGAACCTCTTTACCCATGCTGCTTTCTGTCCCATGGAAGGGATCATGTCAGTTTAAGCCATAGGGATTTTTGGAGAAGTGGGGAACACTTGTGTTTCATATTGTGTTGATGAAAAAGGAGTCTGAATACTGCAGTCCAAAGCCTTCCTGAGCAAGGGATGAGATGATGAAGGATGCTGCCACAACCCTTCTGACTATATAGTTATGTTTTCAGGGAAGAAGAGGGCCAGTGGAAAGAGGAGCAGAAGCTGGAGGCTCACAGTGACTGGGTACGAGATGTGGCCTGGGCTCCCTCCATAGGTTTACCAACCAGCACCATTGCTAGCTGCTCACAGGTGAGGTTTCTTTCGAGTGACAGAGGCAAGCACTTGGTGCGCTCACTTCCATGTGCTTCCTTCCCCGTTTCTCTAGTAAAGGAATTGTAGGGATAGAGCTGCTGTAACTGGTCCTCTTGGCAAtccttttctgtgtctgtgtctgtgcatAAGAGCCTTTGATTCCAGTTCCTCCCAAGCTCAGAAGCCCAGCAGAAGCATTTCTGGAAAAAGGtttatgtgtatgtgtgtgcctCTGTACCAAAGActggcttttgttttgaaaatcatGAGCAGGATGGTCTCACTAGGAGGAAGACCTTCCAACAAATGTCATATTTTAGTGTTTTGGGATTAAATTTACTGAACTTCCTtctaaaaatactgttttctgaTAACTGGCATTCTTAATCAGCTCTGATGTCCTCAGCATTCATATTGACTGTTATACTCTTGCTGCTAATCTGTAAacgctttcttttttttaataccaagAAGACTTACTTAGTGAGCTCCTGCCATATGACCGGAAAACAAAATGTCGTTCTGGGGAAGTATTTCAGCTGATATATATGTATTTTGGGGGCTCTTCTCTGGTATTTGCAAGTCATTGTTTGTTGGTAGTTTTTCTCATCAGAGCTGTATTCCTGCCTTGCCTTTAATACCTAGCAAGAGGACGGCCCCcttgctgtgctgagcacaaATCCATGCAGACATATCAAGGGGGGGTGTCTGAGCTGTGATTTGGAAGTGTAGGTCCAAGGGCAAAtcagggttttgtttcttgtgcCCAGCCAACTTGGTCTCTGTGCTTTTGCAGGATGGCCGAGTGTTTATCTGGACGTGTGATGATGCCTCTGGAAACTCCTGGTCGCCAAAGCTGCTGCACAAGTTCAATGATGTTGTCTGGCACGTGAGCTGGTCCATCACTGCCAATATCCTTGCAGTGTCTGGAGGAGACAATAAAGTGAGTACTGCTGCCTTGGCTTTTACCCCTGTGCACTCTGtttccagaggagctgagatGAGACTCTTGTCACATGTTTAACACAAGGCTGTCGTAGAGTCTCCTTTGCTGCAATAGGGACAATTTTTCCTCTGATTAATCAAGAGGGCTAGAAGACCCTAACCTTTGGAAAACTACTTGCACTGCATTCTGAGTCCTTACTGGAGGGCAGAAATGCAGGCTGAACTTGATTTTGATGGGGTACTGACAATTCACATACTCTCCTCATATGACTGCAGGCTATCACCAACCCATGCTGTGGTAGCTACCAGAAAAGGGGAAACAGGATGTGTTTAAAGCTgaaagctgttcctgctctgttttTGAGGTGACACTGTGGAAGGAGTCGGTGGATGGACTGTGGGCGTGTATCAGCGATGTGAACAAGGGCCAAGGAGGGGTGTCTGCTGTGACAGAAGGGCAGCAGAATGAGCAGTGATGCACAGTGGAATACTCCAGCTGCAGCAAGTGATCACTGTCCCTGATTTGCAATGTGTCTTTAGCTGGATGAGAACTGATTTTATCTAAACCGGACATGAACATGGGAAACAATTATCCGATTTTATGAGCTCTCTATTACTGGGAGGCTACAATATGTTGATAATCAGCCTTAATTGACATTCCCTTAAATTTAAGGTAAACAGTATAGCCAAGTACTGTGCCTGATACTACTCCTTGATACTGTAGGAATTACTCCCTGCTTTTCTGGTTTAGGGGTCAAATTTGATTGTACTGTGGTCAGAGTTCATGCACTTGAACAGAGCAGGGGGAAGCTGTGAAAACAGTGAGGCATGAACTCCTTTTTGCAAGGGGACAAATACTCTGTGCCCTCAAAGACCAGAGCTTTGTTTCAAGTGAGGGAAAGGGCTGGTGGAGTTCTCAGTACCAGCTTAGCTGGTAGCGTGCTAGCTAGCCCTGCTGGTGACAGTGATGTTGTATGTGTATCTTTCTGAAAATAACGTGCTTGGCCAGGCGAAAGTGTCTTTGCTTCCTTGAAGATGAAACGGAGTAGTGGAATGCATATGTCTTCTGCTTTACAATAATCTCAAACTCGGTTATTTAACCAACATCAATAAGTCAAACCATGGtttgaagatttattttttttagtcaCACTTCTGTACTGTACCTcagttgtttggattttttttttttcttgagataCCAACAGAATAAAATCCTATTGGTTAAAACCTGGTGTGCTGTATTAAATAATCTTTTCACAGGACTGCCTTTTCAAGGCAGTCCGCAGTCTGCCTTCAGCCAAGCCACAGTCACATCTTCCCATCCATGTAAAGAGCTTTGCAAGAGCTTGGGTTTTctggtggggattttttttttcctgtaatgcTACATCACGAGACAAGTCTTTACAAAGCCATTGCTCTTTTGGTCTTGGCAATTTCCAAGGAGAACGTAAGCGGTGCcaccttctcttctctgttcttaCAACTTTACTTGTCAtaagggaagaaagaaggacGTGAACCCATTCGCACACTTTGAAGTTGTTTTTAAACCCAACGTTAGCCGGTGTTTTATGAGAAGCGCTGGAAAAGCGAGAGCTGCTCGTCCGGCCGTCCCGCCGCCCCTCAGggcacggccccgcccctcAGGACACGGCCCCGCCCCTCagggcgcggccccgcccctcagGACACGGCCCCGCCCCTCAGggcacggccccgcccctcGGCGCTGATTGGGTGTGGCGGGAAGGGCGGGAAGGGCGGGAAGGGCGCGCGcccgctcccctcagccccggcccgccggcACCGCGGGAATCTTTGTCATTCAAATGTGAAATTTTCGCTAGAGccatcagaaaggaaaaaaaatcagctattTGACAGTGAACGAAGACTGAATAAACATGTTTGTACTAATAATTTCCATTGAGAGCAAAGGGACCTTGAGCTGCTTTTGCCCATATAGGGTGGAATGAGATACATTTTCTATGCCATA
This portion of the Prinia subflava isolate CZ2003 ecotype Zambia chromosome 14, Cam_Psub_1.2, whole genome shotgun sequence genome encodes:
- the SEC13 gene encoding protein SEC13 homolog; translated protein: MVSVINTVDTSHEDMIHDAQMDYYGTRLATCSSDRSVKIFDVRNGGQILIADLRGHEGPVWQVAWAHPMYGNILASCSYDRKVIIWKEENGTWEKTYEYTGHDSSVNSVCWAPHDYGLILACGSSDGAISLLSYTGDGQWEVKKISNAHTIGCNAVSWAPAVVPGSLIEQPSGQKPNYIKRFASGGCDNLVKIWKEEEGQWKEEQKLEAHSDWVRDVAWAPSIGLPTSTIASCSQDGRVFIWTCDDASGNSWSPKLLHKFNDVVWHVSWSITANILAVSGGDNKVTLWKESVDGLWACISDVNKGQGGVSAVTEGQQNEQ